One part of the Lotus japonicus ecotype B-129 chromosome 2, LjGifu_v1.2 genome encodes these proteins:
- the LOC130736001 gene encoding uncharacterized protein LOC130736001: MPPRQGPTNAQLAQVMAQLAQVVTQQANMTAAQAQRDVEEHARRAQTAERDQAQDLIRMRTDFNRHGPPKFAGEVEHEKADLWIQEMEKIFEAPHTPEGEKVNLATFMLKGDAEYWWRSARQLMTANQVVITWDSFKTAFMNKYFPETAREEMENKFLGLRQGAMTVGEYAAKLETLSKNFRFFQAQVDEPYLCNRFMRGLRNEIEKSMRPLGIIVFQRQVEKAREVEAMENRQRGQSESGGPIRSGQKQAGRFDKGKALP; encoded by the coding sequence ATGCCTCCGAGACAGGGCCCAACCAATGCTCAGCTTGCTCAAGTCATGGCCCAGCTGGCTCAGGTAGTGACCCAGCAGGCTAACATGACTGCTGCACAGGCTCAGCGAGATGTTGAGGAGCATGCTAGGAGAGCTCAGACGGCTGAAAGGGATCAGGCACAGGATCTGATCAGAATGAGAACTGACTTTAACCGACATGGTCCGCCTAAGTTTGCTGGTGAGGTGGAACATGAGAAAGCTGATTTGTGGATCCAAGAGATGGAAAAGATTTTTGAAGCTCCGCATACTCCAGAGGGGGAGAAAGTGAACTTGGCTACCTTCATGCTGaagggtgatgctgagtactggtggaggagtGCCAGACAATTGATGACTGCTAACCAGGTGGTTATCACTTGGGATTCCTTCAAGACTGCATTCATGAATAAGTACTTCCCTGAGACTGCTAGGGAAGAGATGGAGAACAAGTTCCTTGGGCTGAGGCAGGGAGCTATGACAGTGGGTgagtatgctgctaagttggagacTTTGTCCAAGAACTTTCGCTTCTTCCAAGCGCAAGTGGATGAACCTTATCTGTGCAATAGGTTCATGAGGGGATTGAGGAATGAGATTGAGAAATCTATGAGGCCTCTGGGAATTATAGTTTTCCAACGGCAGGTTGAGAAAGCTCGGGAGGTAGAGGCTATGGAGAACCGACAGAGGGGTCAATCTGAAAGTGGAGGACCAATCCGTTCTGGGCAGAAACAAGCTGGGAGGTTTGATAAGGGCAAGGCACTACCGTGA